One Hordeum vulgare subsp. vulgare chromosome 4H, MorexV3_pseudomolecules_assembly, whole genome shotgun sequence DNA window includes the following coding sequences:
- the LOC123449562 gene encoding uncharacterized protein LOC123449562 — translation MEKDGHKEGEGATAWMTVPAFGDWDMKNGAMPDYSMDFSKIREMRKQNKKELSRASLGGDDDLLAHHKQQQQQQQPSKAPQPTKLGAPAKDHGPLHGRDDSPTGRKRFLSYFQCCIKA, via the exons ATGGAGAAGGACGGCCACAAGGAG gGGGAGGGGGCGACGGCGTGGATGACGGTGCCGGCGTTCGGGGACTGGGACATGAAGAACGGCGCCATGCCGGACTACTCCATGGACTTCTCCAAGATCCGGGAGATGCGCAAGCAGAACAAGAAGGAGCTCTCCCGCGCCAGcctcggcggcgacgacgacctcCTCGCCCACcacaaacagcagcagcagcagcagcagccatcCAAGGCCCCCCAGCCCACCAAGCTCGGCGCTCCGGCTAAAGACCACGGCCCGCTCCACGGCCGCGACGACTCGCCCACC GGAAGGAAGAGGTTCCTGAGCTATTTCCAGTGCTGTATCAAGGCCTGA